In a genomic window of Zingiber officinale cultivar Zhangliang chromosome 9B, Zo_v1.1, whole genome shotgun sequence:
- the LOC122025620 gene encoding CASP-like protein 5B3: protein MKVVVGSPGTWSGLLLRTGQCAFAGASIAVMLSAYGFSNYTAFCYLIASMGLQTLWSFGLLCLDVFALKSKRDLHNPLLISLFVVGDWVTATLSLAAACSSAGVLVLFMRDVGFCRKYPQLSCGRFETSISMAFVTWFLVAKSSLAMFWILASV, encoded by the exons atgaaGGTGGTGGTGGGGAGCCCTGGAACTTGGAGTGGGCTGCTGCTGAGGACTGGGCAATGTGCCTTTGCTGGTGCTTCCATTGCAGTGATGCTCTCCGCTTATGGATTCTCCAACTACACTGCTTTCTG CTACTTAATCGCTTCAATGGGACTGCAAACTTTGTGGAGCTTTGGACTCTTATGTCTTGATGTGTTTGCATTGAAATCTAAACGGGATCTGCACAATCCCTTGCTAATAAGCTTGTTTGTGGTGGGTGATTGG GTGACAGCAACACTCTCACTTGCCGCCGCATGTTCTTCAGCAggtgtgcttgttttgtttatgAGGGATGTAGGTTTTTGCCGAAAGTATCCTCAGTTATCATGTGGTCGATTTGAGACCTCCATTTCAATGGCGTTCGTCACGTGGTTCTTAGTTGCCAAATCCTCTCTTGCGATGTTTTGGATCTTGGCATCGGTTTGA